In Curtobacterium sp. TC1, the following proteins share a genomic window:
- a CDS encoding SDR family NAD(P)-dependent oxidoreductase, with protein MTDTTAGRFTGRTIIVTGAGSGIGRATATRIANEGGRVIATDVVAERLDALRAELDDFDVETVVGDVAATETIDALIAAAGDRIDGLANVAGIMDAFLPPSEVDDATWDRVFSVNVTGPMRLTRAVLPHMIAAGRGAVVNVASEAALRASAAGAAYTASKHAIAGFTKSVAFFHGPQGIRANAVAPGAVATNIEAPMRSEYAASRVGPIMQVAIPPVAQPEQLAAAITWLLSDDSANVNGAVLPSDGGWSVV; from the coding sequence ATGACCGACACCACCGCCGGACGGTTCACCGGCAGGACCATCATCGTCACCGGGGCGGGCTCCGGCATCGGACGCGCCACGGCGACGCGCATCGCGAACGAGGGCGGGCGCGTGATCGCGACCGACGTCGTCGCCGAGCGGCTCGACGCCCTCCGCGCCGAACTCGACGATTTCGACGTCGAGACCGTCGTCGGGGACGTCGCAGCGACCGAGACGATCGACGCACTCATCGCGGCCGCGGGCGATCGCATCGACGGACTGGCGAACGTCGCCGGCATCATGGACGCCTTCCTGCCGCCGAGCGAGGTCGACGACGCCACCTGGGACCGCGTCTTCAGCGTCAACGTCACCGGGCCGATGCGCCTCACCCGCGCCGTCCTGCCGCACATGATCGCCGCCGGTCGCGGCGCCGTCGTGAACGTCGCGTCCGAGGCCGCACTCCGTGCCTCGGCAGCGGGTGCCGCGTACACGGCGTCGAAGCACGCGATCGCCGGGTTCACCAAGAGCGTGGCGTTCTTCCACGGGCCGCAGGGCATCCGGGCGAACGCGGTCGCGCCGGGTGCGGTCGCGACGAACATCGAGGCGCCGATGCGCAGCGAGTACGCCGCCAGCCGAGTGGGCCCCATCATGCAGGTCGCGATCCCGCCGGTCGCGCAGCCGGAGCAGCTCGCCGCGGCCATCACCTGGCTGCTCAGCGACGACTCCGCCAACGTGAACGGCGCCGTGCTGC